In one Steroidobacteraceae bacterium genomic region, the following are encoded:
- a CDS encoding aspartyl/asparaginyl beta-hydroxylase domain-containing protein, producing MEPIIDAVIASAFAAWRQGNESRALELFGELVRVRPDAYLARLYLGRLLTLKGQDTAAAVQYARALQDAQRRGQWRNRASTPDGLAPFVEDAVRSVRETRQKAHAALLEPLIARHGRAALGRVASCLAMYLGAEPPRRADPRQDPSFLYFPDLPSLPYIDSATIPQVQALAEAAPRIRAELDQLRATGGTAERVFGSTELEAENLRGAGRAPQWDGHYFYRHGLRREAALEACPASAAAIDRLPLARIREHAPEVLFSVFSGGTHLLPHRGVSNLRIVGHLALIVPPECALRVADQTYRWREGEVVLFDDTYLHEAWNRSDSDRVVLIFDLWNPHLTASERDAMQTAIEAIGDFRKLVDAA from the coding sequence ATGGAGCCGATCATTGACGCCGTGATCGCATCCGCATTCGCCGCGTGGCGCCAGGGCAACGAATCGCGGGCGCTCGAACTTTTCGGTGAGCTCGTGCGAGTGCGGCCCGATGCCTATCTCGCGCGCCTGTATCTCGGTCGCCTGCTCACGCTCAAAGGACAGGACACGGCGGCTGCCGTCCAGTATGCGCGCGCCTTGCAGGATGCGCAGCGCAGGGGGCAATGGCGAAATCGCGCCTCGACACCCGACGGGCTCGCGCCGTTCGTCGAGGACGCGGTCCGCTCGGTGCGCGAGACGAGGCAGAAGGCGCATGCCGCATTGCTCGAGCCACTCATCGCGCGCCACGGGCGCGCCGCGCTCGGTCGGGTGGCGAGCTGCCTCGCCATGTACCTGGGAGCCGAGCCGCCGCGACGAGCCGATCCGCGCCAGGACCCGAGCTTTCTCTATTTTCCTGACCTGCCCTCCCTGCCCTACATTGATAGCGCAACGATCCCACAGGTGCAGGCGCTGGCAGAGGCCGCACCTCGAATCCGCGCCGAACTGGATCAACTGCGGGCGACAGGCGGTACCGCCGAGCGGGTATTCGGCTCGACCGAGCTCGAGGCCGAGAACCTGCGTGGCGCGGGACGCGCGCCGCAATGGGATGGACATTATTTTTATCGCCATGGTCTGCGCCGCGAAGCGGCGCTCGAGGCCTGTCCGGCGAGCGCCGCGGCCATCGACCGGCTGCCCCTCGCGCGCATACGCGAGCACGCGCCTGAAGTGCTGTTTTCGGTCTTTTCGGGAGGTACGCATCTGCTGCCACATCGCGGCGTGAGCAACCTCCGCATCGTCGGTCATCTCGCGCTGATCGTGCCGCCTGAGTGCGCGCTGCGTGTCGCCGATCAAACCTACCGGTGGCGGGAAGGCGAAGTGGTGTTGTTCGATGACACCTACCTGCATGAAGCGTGGAATCGCAGCGACAGCGATCGCGTGGTATTGATCTTCGACTTGTGGAATCCGCACCTGACGGCGTCCGAACGTGACGCCATGCAGACAGCCATCGAGGCGATTGGTGATTTTCGCAAGCTCGTCGATGCCGCCTGA
- a CDS encoding TonB-dependent receptor, translating to MTQSIPSTMKLALATAASAAAYQPATALAQDQASADSLEEVVITGSRIRRIDAESASPVLTVDREAIDQAGVATIGDLLQQIPTISGAAVNPATNNGGGAGASHVELRGLLPERTLVLLNGRRFGFVSNVADTGASAVDVNTIPVSMIERVEVLKEGAGAVYGSDAVAGVVNFITKKHVDGLELSYDFGETGKSDGQRQAVSLTWGTESERGNIMLGGTWNKQESISAGDRDFSRSALYLYGSVFEGGSSRTPTGRIFFDAGSPLANQYGCTSVTRADGTSGSSLSDYRCFVTTGNNSDFFNYQPFNLLMTPQERGSIFTLADYDINEHIQFYAEAMFNTTRSGFQIAALPFDSRNDNIVISAQSVYNPFGIDFGGGPQANGTLNPNALWRLLALGNRGSEFSSDTSQTNLGLRGDLGESAWNWEVGIGYGRTQQETTTSGYLYSPAATQAFGPSFIDGSGNAVCGTPAAPILNCTPVNVFNLADPSQTAALATISAAYTQKFSYATRIARAGLDGDVFNMPAGPAKLAVGAEYRDQSLSFDTDFLTQASAPNFDTCLLAQETCSGDQAGGYDVSELYAEIFLPLLADRPGVHALNLTLGTRYSDYSNFGNTTNSMAKLEYRPVADLLIRGTYSELFRAPTIVDLFRAPSATAPTFNDPCVGLTAAQVTANPNLALACQNVPQDGTFAQPNSQITGILIGNPDLQPETGDVLTLGFVFEPSAMLKGLSVNIDYWKYSLDNVINALDVNTAAQQCVVSGDPQFCGQIVRFQDGSIRQIKQPSVNLGTLETDGIDFGITYRFETERAGAFRVGLDATHLTKFDNVPAPGAATTRVAGTFDRQFGNYAKYRGTLSLGWKLREVDALLSARYIDKIRLDDPDGAPGIQPALQIPSFTYVDMTVGYKFRDKTTVRVGVDNLTDKTPPILYQNNVINSNTDVATYDTIGRAYWLTLKHNF from the coding sequence ATGACCCAGTCGATTCCATCGACCATGAAGCTGGCGCTGGCAACCGCTGCATCGGCAGCGGCCTACCAGCCGGCCACTGCGCTTGCGCAGGACCAGGCCAGCGCAGACAGCCTGGAGGAAGTCGTCATCACCGGATCGCGCATCCGGCGCATCGACGCCGAATCGGCCAGCCCGGTCCTGACCGTGGACCGCGAGGCCATCGACCAGGCGGGCGTCGCCACCATCGGTGACCTGCTGCAGCAGATCCCGACGATCTCGGGTGCCGCAGTCAACCCGGCGACCAACAACGGCGGCGGCGCGGGTGCCTCGCACGTCGAGCTGCGCGGACTGCTGCCGGAGCGCACCCTGGTTCTGTTAAATGGACGGCGTTTCGGCTTCGTCAGCAATGTCGCCGACACCGGCGCCTCGGCGGTCGACGTCAACACGATTCCGGTCAGCATGATCGAGCGGGTCGAGGTCCTGAAGGAAGGCGCCGGCGCGGTCTACGGTTCGGACGCCGTCGCAGGCGTGGTGAACTTCATCACCAAGAAACATGTGGACGGCCTCGAGCTGTCCTATGACTTCGGCGAGACCGGCAAGAGCGATGGCCAGCGCCAGGCGGTCAGCCTCACCTGGGGCACGGAGAGTGAGCGCGGCAACATCATGCTGGGCGGCACCTGGAACAAGCAGGAGTCGATCAGCGCGGGTGATCGTGACTTCTCCCGCAGCGCGCTGTACCTGTATGGCTCGGTCTTCGAGGGCGGCTCCAGCCGCACGCCGACCGGCCGCATCTTCTTCGATGCCGGTTCGCCGTTGGCAAACCAGTACGGTTGCACGTCGGTGACGCGTGCCGACGGCACGAGCGGCTCGAGCCTGTCGGACTATCGCTGTTTCGTGACAACGGGCAATAACTCGGACTTCTTCAACTACCAGCCCTTCAACCTGCTGATGACGCCGCAGGAGCGCGGCAGCATCTTCACGCTCGCCGACTACGACATCAACGAGCACATCCAGTTCTACGCCGAAGCGATGTTCAACACCACGCGATCAGGCTTCCAGATCGCCGCGCTGCCGTTCGACTCACGCAACGACAACATCGTGATCTCGGCACAGAGCGTCTATAACCCCTTCGGCATCGACTTCGGCGGCGGGCCACAGGCGAATGGCACGCTTAACCCGAATGCGTTGTGGCGCTTGCTGGCACTCGGCAATCGCGGCAGTGAATTCAGCTCGGACACGTCCCAGACCAACCTCGGCCTGCGGGGTGATCTCGGCGAATCCGCCTGGAACTGGGAAGTGGGCATCGGCTACGGACGCACGCAACAGGAGACGACAACTTCCGGATACCTGTATTCGCCGGCGGCAACACAGGCGTTCGGCCCGTCGTTCATCGACGGCAGCGGCAATGCCGTCTGCGGCACGCCCGCAGCGCCAATCCTCAATTGCACGCCTGTCAACGTGTTCAATCTGGCGGACCCCTCGCAGACGGCGGCGTTGGCGACGATTTCGGCTGCCTATACGCAGAAATTCAGCTACGCGACACGGATTGCCCGTGCCGGACTCGATGGCGATGTGTTCAACATGCCGGCGGGTCCCGCCAAGCTGGCTGTTGGCGCGGAGTACCGTGACCAGTCACTGAGCTTCGATACGGACTTCCTCACCCAGGCCAGTGCGCCGAACTTCGACACCTGCCTGCTGGCGCAGGAGACCTGCAGCGGTGACCAGGCCGGCGGCTACGACGTGTCGGAACTCTATGCGGAGATCTTCCTGCCCTTGCTGGCTGACCGTCCCGGCGTGCATGCGCTCAACCTGACGCTCGGCACGCGTTACTCCGACTATTCGAACTTCGGCAATACGACCAACTCGATGGCCAAGCTCGAATACCGGCCGGTGGCAGACCTGCTGATCCGCGGCACCTATTCGGAGCTGTTCCGTGCGCCAACGATCGTCGACCTGTTCCGTGCACCGTCCGCGACGGCGCCAACTTTCAATGATCCCTGCGTGGGTCTCACGGCCGCGCAAGTCACGGCGAACCCGAATCTCGCGCTTGCCTGCCAGAACGTTCCGCAGGACGGCACGTTCGCGCAGCCCAACTCGCAGATCACGGGCATATTGATCGGCAATCCCGATCTTCAGCCCGAGACGGGCGATGTGCTCACACTGGGCTTCGTCTTCGAGCCAAGCGCCATGCTCAAGGGCCTGTCGGTCAATATCGATTACTGGAAGTACAGCCTCGACAACGTCATCAATGCCCTCGATGTGAATACGGCGGCTCAGCAGTGCGTCGTATCGGGCGACCCGCAATTCTGCGGCCAGATCGTCCGCTTCCAGGACGGCTCGATCCGCCAGATCAAGCAACCCTCGGTCAATCTCGGCACACTCGAGACGGACGGCATCGACTTCGGCATAACCTACCGTTTCGAAACCGAGCGCGCGGGTGCCTTCCGGGTCGGCCTCGATGCAACCCATCTGACGAAGTTCGACAATGTTCCTGCACCTGGCGCGGCAACGACCCGTGTTGCCGGCACCTTCGATCGTCAGTTCGGCAACTATGCGAAGTATCGCGGCACGTTGTCGCTCGGGTGGAAGCTGCGCGAGGTGGATGCCCTGCTCTCGGCTCGCTACATCGACAAGATCCGGCTCGACGATCCGGACGGTGCGCCGGGCATCCAGCCGGCGTTGCAGATTCCGTCCTTCACTTATGTGGACATGACCGTCGGTTACAAGTTCAGGGACAAGACCACGGTCCGTGTCGGTGTCGACAATCTGACGGACAAAACACCACCGATCCTCTATCAGAACAACGTGATCAACTCCAATACGGATGTGGCCACGTATGACACGATAGGTCGGGCGTATTGGCTGACGCTGAAGCACAACTTCTAG
- a CDS encoding LysR family transcriptional regulator, whose translation MAVFAKVVDLNGFTAAARSFGVPKAAISRAVAELEAMLGVKLLLRTTRRIALTPAGRMLYPACRRLLDESEGVARAAAGLREHSEGPLQVLADAAYGRVLLSPLVPRFLEKFPRIPLTVSLGTVATELPVGGESWDVLVRAGATLSTELVCRELGTPPMVLCATPGYLQKHPAPTRPEELAGHAVLAAADTGGELRLQLRKASQRAEVRLQPKLAVNDPALIHASTAAGLGVGLMPEFLCRQGLATHKLVRVLAEWQLPAGEPYCAIYPVRLAADARVTALVDFLAANLVPALAGAD comes from the coding sequence ATGGCCGTCTTCGCCAAGGTCGTCGACCTCAACGGCTTCACTGCGGCCGCGCGTAGCTTCGGCGTTCCAAAAGCAGCCATCAGTCGCGCGGTCGCCGAACTCGAGGCCATGCTTGGCGTCAAGCTGCTCCTGCGCACCACGCGACGCATCGCGCTGACTCCTGCGGGACGCATGCTCTATCCCGCCTGCCGAAGGCTCCTGGACGAGTCCGAAGGCGTTGCACGCGCCGCGGCCGGCCTGCGCGAACATTCCGAGGGCCCCCTGCAGGTGCTGGCCGATGCCGCTTACGGCCGGGTGCTGCTGAGTCCCCTCGTGCCTCGCTTCCTCGAGAAGTTTCCGCGCATCCCGCTGACGGTGTCGCTTGGAACCGTTGCGACCGAGCTGCCCGTTGGCGGCGAGTCCTGGGATGTCCTGGTGCGGGCCGGCGCGACCCTGTCGACCGAGCTCGTTTGCCGCGAGCTCGGCACTCCGCCCATGGTTCTCTGTGCCACCCCTGGCTATCTGCAGAAACACCCGGCACCGACGCGTCCGGAAGAGCTCGCTGGCCACGCGGTTCTTGCAGCCGCCGACACAGGCGGCGAGCTGCGGCTGCAATTGCGCAAAGCCAGTCAACGGGCCGAAGTGCGGCTGCAACCAAAGCTGGCCGTGAACGATCCGGCGCTCATCCATGCCTCGACGGCGGCGGGGCTCGGGGTTGGACTGATGCCCGAATTCCTTTGTCGCCAGGGCCTCGCGACCCACAAGCTCGTCCGGGTGCTGGCCGAATGGCAATTGCCGGCTGGCGAGCCTTACTGCGCCATCTATCCGGTGCGCCTGGCCGCTGATGCCCGCGTGACCGCCCTCGTCGATTTCCTGGCCGCCAATCTCGTGCCGGCCCTGGCCGGCGCCGACTAA
- a CDS encoding sulfotransferase, which yields MDTATLQGVAIDSLRSGDWPAAIAALDRLCAREPDQARHFVNLGTAQRAMGAYSEALNAYVQATALGERSVGFRYNLALLHVDLGDFATALLHLDSAHAEEPDDHDIALALASARHELMDRDAALAALARMDACNATAEQRLRAALLLLNLGEQTRAAELVKNMEADGATLQASQWLKLAQLYERSNRVADARHALQRARAIDASIATSEDGLLLGAQLAARAGDKEAAVEGFERAARLNREPSRAHLFAYPLAKALDASGQYAQAMAQLERAHKAQVHHLHDIAPRAVQRRRDPLPITRRGGNGGDIAAWRHDDAPGRLDSPVFLLGFPRSGTTLMEQALDAHPALVSMDEQPFLQYAIDVLLEAGLAYPEAQAGASAGLLASARDRYWQSVARRVHIEPGQRLLDKNPLNLLRLPAIARLFPDAQIILALRHPFDVLRSCYMQHFRAPEFAAMCADLQTLALGYRRAFDAWYREAALHRLSVIEIRYEDLVGDFATGMRALAGFLTLPWHEAMTLPAAQAQRRGYISTPSYAQVLEPVSQRAIGGWRNYDRWLRPLAPLLQPYFERWQYDLDGADH from the coding sequence ATGGATACGGCGACCCTTCAGGGTGTCGCGATCGATTCGCTCCGTAGCGGCGACTGGCCAGCCGCAATCGCCGCCCTGGACAGGCTCTGCGCACGCGAACCCGACCAGGCTCGGCACTTCGTCAACCTCGGCACGGCGCAGCGCGCCATGGGCGCGTACAGCGAAGCATTGAACGCCTACGTGCAGGCCACCGCCCTGGGAGAGCGCTCGGTCGGCTTTCGCTACAACCTCGCCTTGCTGCACGTCGATCTCGGCGATTTCGCCACGGCCCTGTTGCATCTCGATTCTGCGCACGCCGAAGAACCTGACGATCATGACATTGCGCTCGCACTTGCGAGCGCCCGGCACGAGTTGATGGATCGCGATGCCGCGCTCGCCGCGCTGGCACGCATGGATGCATGCAACGCGACTGCCGAACAGCGGCTGCGTGCCGCCTTGCTGTTGTTGAACCTCGGCGAACAAACGCGCGCTGCCGAACTCGTCAAGAACATGGAAGCCGATGGGGCGACCTTGCAGGCCAGCCAATGGCTCAAGCTCGCGCAATTGTACGAGCGCAGCAACCGGGTGGCCGATGCGCGGCATGCCTTGCAGCGCGCACGCGCTATCGATGCGTCAATCGCCACAAGCGAGGACGGGCTCCTGCTCGGCGCGCAGCTCGCGGCACGCGCGGGCGACAAGGAAGCGGCGGTCGAGGGTTTCGAGCGCGCAGCGCGTTTGAATCGCGAGCCCTCGCGTGCGCATCTGTTCGCCTATCCGCTCGCCAAGGCGCTCGATGCGAGCGGCCAATATGCACAGGCGATGGCACAGCTCGAGCGAGCGCACAAGGCCCAGGTGCACCATCTGCACGACATCGCGCCGCGCGCGGTGCAAAGACGCCGCGATCCGTTGCCAATCACGAGACGTGGCGGCAATGGCGGCGACATCGCCGCCTGGCGGCACGACGATGCGCCTGGGCGCCTGGACTCCCCGGTCTTTCTGCTTGGCTTTCCGCGTTCCGGAACCACCCTGATGGAGCAGGCACTCGATGCGCACCCGGCGCTTGTTTCGATGGATGAGCAGCCTTTCCTCCAGTATGCAATCGATGTGTTGCTCGAGGCGGGGCTCGCCTATCCCGAGGCGCAGGCGGGCGCAAGCGCCGGCCTGCTTGCGAGTGCTCGTGACCGTTACTGGCAGTCGGTGGCGAGGCGTGTCCACATCGAACCGGGGCAGCGGCTGCTCGACAAGAATCCACTCAACCTGCTGCGGCTGCCGGCCATAGCGCGGCTTTTTCCCGATGCACAGATCATTCTTGCGTTACGCCATCCCTTTGACGTCCTGCGCAGCTGTTACATGCAACATTTCCGGGCGCCGGAATTCGCCGCCATGTGCGCGGATCTGCAAACGCTCGCACTCGGTTACCGCCGCGCGTTCGATGCCTGGTACCGCGAGGCCGCGCTGCATCGACTGTCCGTCATCGAAATTCGTTACGAAGACCTGGTGGGCGACTTCGCCACCGGCATGCGCGCGCTGGCCGGTTTCCTGACCCTGCCGTGGCATGAAGCCATGACGCTGCCGGCCGCGCAGGCGCAGCGGCGCGGCTACATCAGTACGCCAAGCTATGCGCAGGTGCTCGAACCGGTGTCGCAGCGCGCGATCGGCGGCTGGCGAAATTACGACCGCTGGCTCAGGCCGCTGGCACCGCTCCTGCAGCCTTATTTCGAGCGCTGGCAATACGATCTGGATGGAGCCGATCATTGA